From the genome of Papaver somniferum cultivar HN1 chromosome 2, ASM357369v1, whole genome shotgun sequence, one region includes:
- the LOC113350256 gene encoding uncharacterized protein LOC113350256, producing MVGNEEVKEEDEQIYEYDVPDPEFYDFFKDKKKECFEIDQMWAIYDEIDGMPRRYARIREVFSPGFKVRMTWLEPDPDEGVKDWTEAELPVACGKFIRDRSDKSEDLEIFSHRLEWEKGYNYAPYRIYPRKGETWAVFDNWNIKWSLEPEKHKDFQYKFVEVLSDYSEESGVLVSYLVKIEGFVSLFKPATCNGGNVSLQIPPNEILRFSHRAPSHRTTGREREDVPAGYFELDPASVPTCIEEIRDLDLNVPIECIDAKDGIPLIEDESHMANIRKTSGVSCTMQGENFKCGSGSPSLSNGCYEEKMSEENASHLLELTSSGSDSSNIKEIGLDPASLPTYFEETSNPVNLNLNSDIVDPDSPVSLGSLEEENPFFFKKRANPDEKSFLDEGNSEIRYGSPRLLNGCLEEYADHPFGITPCGSGHAKSCDVSDAEAMGPDHTIPSSNVEESCVHADEKALGEINNSSKSPAAGGRLLKRKKRKNHDVKGSPRLSNGCSKKKHCKETSAYGEKISSVSQQVENKLEIYPRKGEVWALCRSDTSKWPWSNSSTISDVDIVEVLEDNMEMIKVLVLKTVIASTKTVYKPKKRSGNDILAEIPRVELHKFSHKIPVRRRTMTGLQECWELDMRENFPVEDSIADESKGREAANESESIVGPKDILDQEFLEFVDSDFNDFDLDRKEDCFAVGQVWASYDRIDGMPRGYARIEKVYSPGFMVEITTLKADLEEADEVDWIHEDLPITCGKFEHDITLIVDDRAAFSHRVEWELGMGTDSYRIYPRKGETWALFKNVDDIKRSSDPINTRNIRYEYVEILSDYSEELGVKVAYLVKIKGFVSLFMRTLCNSMNFIQITPDERMKFSHKVPSFRTTGKEREDVPEGYFELDPASLPSNLEVIFESEDVQVNTKNVEAVTNDSFASPKEDSPCARKKRKTNPLNRNSRDAGNSRYGSLLPITPKRWCNKKKRSVLKRVGSSGSTFGNGNPLNLCRTVMNEIGSDGVVTNTDIVTEAENSNLKLGLPSSFQLNPEGIPEGQLYDFRDDKTHEKFHPGQVWAVYCDLDGLPKYYVRVKTVEVFPDFKVEVNWLQSCAPPEGLIRCNDENMPLSCGMFETGETHTFDDTTYFSHHLTGVSNATENKFEIFPRKDEVWALYRNFSPSMSSLDLQKCEYDMVVVVEEQVHWMIVLVLQKFSSCMESVFMPKLKAGHLFHMAIPRCELLRFSHQVPAFRLNDDKYGSLRGSWVLDSDSAPRCLLSSN from the coding sequence TGGTTAGAGCCGGATCCTGACGAAGGCGTAAAAGATTGGACTGAAGCGGAATTGCCTGTTGCTTGTGGTAAGTTCATTCGAGACAGGAGTGACAAATCCGAAGACCTTGAAATTTTTTCTCATAGACTTGAGTGGGAAAAAGGCTATAATTATGCTCCCTATAGGATATATCCTAGAAAGGGCGAAACTTGGGCTGTCTTCGACAACTGGAATATAAAATGGAGCCTCGAACCGGAGAAGCATAAGGACTTTCAGTATAAATTTGTGGAAGTGTTGTCAGATTATTCGGAGGAATCAGGTGTTTTGGTTTCATATTTGGTTAAGATCGAAGGATTTGTAAGCTTGTTCAAGCCAGCAACATGTAATGGTGGAAATGTATCCTTGCAGATACCACCAAATGAGATTCTCAGGTTTTCACACCGCGCTCCTTCTCATAGAACAACTGGTAGAGAAAGAGAAGACGTTCCTGCTGGTTATTTTGAACTCGATCCTGCTTCTGTGCCTACTTGCATAGAAGAGATTCGCGATCTTGATCTGAATGTGCCCATTGAATGTATTGATGCCAAAGATGGTATACCTTTAATTGAGGACGAATCACATATGGCGAACATCAGGAAAACCTCTGGTGTAAGTTGTACTATGCAAGGAGAGAATTTTAAATGTGGAAGTGGGTCTCCAAGCTTATCAAATGGGTGCTATGAGGAGAAGATGAGTGAAGAAAATGCTAGCCATCTTTTGGAGCTGACTTCAAGTGGTTCAGATAGCTCAAACATCAAGGAGATCGGTCTGGATCCTGCTTCACTGCCTACTTACTTTGAAGAGACTTCCAATCCTGTAAATTTGAACTTGAATTCTGATATTGTTGATCCTGATAGTCCTGTTTCTCTTGGATCTTTGGAAGAGGAAAATCCCTTTTTCTTCAAGAAGAGAGCCAACCCTGATGAAAAGAGTTTCCTAGACGAAGGGAATTCAGAAATTAGATATGGGTCTCCAAGGTTATTAAACGGATGCCTTGAAGAATATGCAGATCATCCTTTTGGGATAACTCCTTGTGGTTCAGGTCACGCCAAAAGCTGTGATGTGTCAGATGCTGAAGCCATGGGTCCAGATCATACTATTCCTTCTAGTAATGTTGAAGAGAGTTGTGTTCATGCAGATGAGAAAGCACTTGGTGAAATCAAtaattcttccaaatctcctgcagCTGGAGGAAGGCTACTTAAGCGAAAGAAGAGGAAAAACCATGATGTGAAAGGGTCTCCAAGGTTATCAAACGGGTGCTCTAAGAAGAAGCATTGTAAAGAAACTTCTGCTTATGGGGAGAAGATTTCCAGTGTTTCACAGCAGGTGGAGAACAAGTTGGAGATCTATCCTAGGAAAGGGGAGGTATGGGCATTGTGTAGAAGTGATACATCCAAATGGCCGTGGTCTAACTCGTCTACTATAAGTGATGTTGACATTGTTGAAGTTCTAGAAGACAACATGGAAATGATTAAAGTCTTAGTTTTGAAAACAGTCATTGCGAGTACGAAAACTGTTTACAAACCCAAGAAAAGATCAGGAAATGACATACTTGCGGAGATACCAAGGGTTGAATTGCATAAATTTTCACATAAAATTCCTGTTCGACGGCGGACAATGACAGGATTGCAGGAGTGTTGGGAGCTGGATATGCGAGAAAATTTCCCTGTTGAAGACTCCATAGCTGATGAGAGTAAGGGGCGTGAAGCTGCTAATGAATCTGAATCAATTGTTGGCCCAAAAGACATTTTGGATCAAGAATTCCTTGAATTTGTGGATTCGGATTTTAATGACTTTGATTTGGATAGGAAAGAAGATTGCTTTGCAGTAGGTCAGGTATGGGCCTCTTATGATCGTATAGACGGCATGCCTAGAGGGTACGCTCGTATCGAGAAAGTTTATTCACCTGGTTTCATGGTGGAGATCACTACCTTAAAAGCTGATCTAGAAGAAGCAGATGAGGTTGATTGGATCCATGAAGATTTGCCTATCACTTGTGGCAAGTTCGAACACGATATAACATTAATAGTCGATGATCGTGCTGCATTTTCTCATAGGGTTGAATGGGAACTAGGCATGGGTACAGATTCTTACAGGATATATCCGAGAAAAGGTGAAACTTGGGCTCTCTTCAAGAACGTGGATGATATTAAACGGAGTTCTGATCCTATAAATACTAGAAATATCAGGTATGAATATGTAGAAATCCTTTCAGATTATAGTGAGGAATTAGGCGTTAAAGTTGCTTACTTGGTTAAGATCAAAGGTTTTGTAAGCTTGTTCATGAGAACCTTATGCAACAGTATGAATTTCATTCAAATTACTCCAGATGAACGGATGAAATTTTCACATAAAGTTCCTTCATTTAGAACGACTGGTAAAGAAAGAGAAGACGTTCCTGAAGGTTATTTCGAACTCGACCCTGCTTCTCTGCCTAGTAACCTGGAAGTGATTTTTGAGTCTGAAGATGTGCAAGTGAACACTAAAAATGTTGAGGCTGTAACTAATGATAGTTTTGCGTCTCCAAAAGAGGATAGTCCTTGTgcacgaaagaaaagaaaaacgaatCCTCTTAACAGGAATAGCCGGGACGCAGGAAACTCAAGATATGGGAGTTTGCTTCCAATCACACCAAaaagatggtgtaataagaagaAGCGAAGTGTTCTGAAACGGGTTGGAAGTAGTGGTTCCACTTTTGGCAACGGCAATCCACTTAATTTATGTCGGACTGTTATGAATGAGATTGGTAGTGATGGTGTGGTCACTAATACAGACATTGTAACTGAAGCAGAAAATTCTAACTTGAAGCTTGGATTACCATCATCTTTTCAACTGAACCCTGAAGGAATTCCTGAAGGACAACTGTATGACTTTAGGGATGATAAAACCCATGAAAAGTTTCATCCTGGTCAGGTATGGGCAGTGTATTGCGACTTGGATGGTTTACCCAAGTATTATGTTCGGGTGAAAACTGTTGAAGTATTCCCTGATTTCAAGGTGGAAGTAAATTGGCTTCAATCTTGTGCTCCACCAGAAGGTTTGATCCGATGTAATGATGAGAATATGCCTTTAAGCTGTGGCATGTTTGAAACTGGTGAAACTCACACTTTTGATGATACGACTTATTTCTCTCATCACTTAACAGGAGTTTCTAATGCTACGGAAAACAAGTTTGAGATCTTCCCAAGGAAAGACGAGGTGTGGGCATTATACAGAAACTTTAGTCCCAGTATGTCATCTTTGGATTTGCAGAAATGTGAGTATGACATGGTTGTAGTTGTAGAAGAGCAAGTTCACTGGATGATCGTGTTGGTTCTACAAAAGTTCTCCTCTTGCATGGAGTCAGTTTTCATGCCTAAATTAAAAGCAGGACATCTCTTTCATATGGCTATACCACGATGCGAATTGCTTCGATTTTCTCATCAAGTTCCTGCTTTTCGATTGAACGATGACAAGTATGGTAGCTTGCGAGGATCTTGGGTACTTGATTCTGATTCCGCGCCACGTTGCTTGCTTTCCTCAAACTGA